The following coding sequences are from one Shewanella eurypsychrophilus window:
- the menE gene encoding o-succinylbenzoate--CoA ligase produces the protein MTGIDTHSPLHQAAKSQPNAIAISWHKGGVKHQLDYQTLSQSVVAVGEQLLAAGLTRGDRLACIDNNSVELIKLYWACIDQGLLFCPLSPRFPASQINLLIEQYHLKAIWSAEPNKDLLGCEAIAVDFSKLALSKRVDLQAKSIDIHQAANIILTSGSSGNPKAAVHSLSNHIASAEGSRMLISLQSQDRWLLTLPLFHIGGLAIINRCALACATVVLENKTTQISEQVQQDEITHLSLVSTQLVRILNQDPSSLVKVKALLLGGGAISASLISKLKQLRVTSYTSYGMTEMGSQITTGIAKADASSGKLLANRRLKILDSHILVKGETLFLGYLKPYATDRKQIELTLDSDGWFNTKDRGEWNANGDLKILGRSDNMFICGGENVQPEEIEAILKQHPQVEDAILFPQADEEFGNLPAAIIKGKVFAQSELDALVCKHAARFKRPRHYFPWPEMKSNSLKVSRKQVIEEVLKS, from the coding sequence ATGACTGGTATCGATACGCACTCTCCGCTTCATCAGGCTGCTAAGTCCCAACCAAACGCTATAGCTATCTCTTGGCATAAAGGTGGCGTTAAACATCAGTTAGATTACCAAACCCTTAGCCAAAGCGTTGTTGCAGTTGGAGAGCAACTTTTGGCTGCTGGGCTAACACGCGGTGATAGACTGGCTTGTATCGACAATAACTCGGTTGAGTTAATCAAGCTTTACTGGGCCTGTATCGATCAGGGCCTGCTTTTTTGCCCTCTATCACCACGCTTCCCAGCAAGTCAGATTAATCTGCTAATTGAGCAGTATCACCTCAAGGCAATTTGGTCTGCTGAGCCAAATAAGGATCTGCTAGGGTGTGAGGCTATAGCTGTAGATTTCTCCAAGCTAGCGCTTTCCAAAAGAGTAGATCTACAAGCCAAATCAATCGATATCCATCAGGCTGCGAATATTATTCTCACCTCAGGTAGCAGTGGCAACCCTAAGGCCGCAGTGCATAGTTTAAGCAATCATATTGCCAGCGCTGAAGGTTCTCGAATGCTGATTTCACTTCAGTCACAAGATCGCTGGTTACTGACCCTACCATTATTTCATATTGGTGGTTTAGCTATCATCAACCGCTGCGCCTTAGCCTGCGCAACTGTTGTTCTCGAAAATAAAACCACTCAGATATCAGAGCAAGTTCAACAAGATGAGATCACTCATCTTTCACTGGTATCGACTCAACTTGTTAGGATATTAAATCAAGATCCCAGCAGCTTGGTCAAGGTAAAGGCGCTACTACTCGGGGGCGGTGCGATATCAGCAAGCCTGATTTCTAAACTAAAACAGCTAAGAGTGACCAGCTATACCAGTTATGGTATGACCGAGATGGGGTCACAGATCACCACAGGCATTGCCAAAGCAGATGCTAGTAGCGGTAAATTATTAGCAAACCGGCGACTCAAAATTCTAGATAGTCATATTCTAGTGAAGGGCGAGACATTGTTTTTAGGCTACCTAAAGCCCTACGCGACAGACAGGAAACAGATTGAACTGACACTAGACTCCGACGGCTGGTTCAACACTAAAGATCGTGGAGAGTGGAATGCGAATGGCGATCTGAAAATTTTAGGCCGTAGTGACAACATGTTTATCTGTGGTGGAGAGAACGTTCAGCCAGAGGAGATAGAGGCGATACTTAAACAACACCCTCAAGTTGAAGACGCTATCCTCTTCCCTCAAGCAGATGAGGAATTTGGCAACCTGCCAGCAGCAATCATCAAAGGCAAGGTCTTTGCTCAAAGTGAGCTTGACGCATTAGTCTGCAAACATGCCGCTCGCTTTAAGCGTCCACGCCATTACTTTCCTTGGCCAGAAATGAAGAGTAACAGCCTAAAGGTGTCACGCAAGCAGGTGATAGAAGAGGTTTTAAAATCTTAG
- the menC gene encoding o-succinylbenzoate synthase: protein MIISSVQLFSYQIPLDKLLPVGRQRIDKRKGLVLQLEAIENSDETGSELKRVEQVEISPLSGLDVDANPLLGFSLESLDDASHQLSNLVDVLVGQHIDQLIKLADNSDIPSLAFGLSLLHAKLSGQLDGHNLSLQESKTVPLIYRVTDESKECFDARIRAIPTDIHAVKVKVAQTSLEDEIKLVHQILAIRPDIKLRLDANRGFTLEQAIEFAACLPLDAVEYIEEPCIDHKDNQKFFHAIPMPWALDETLNDPSYQFTMQPGLTALVIKPMLIGTLVKLQKLQHEAEHHGVRTILSSSLEASLGIEALAKLSRVMTPDEIPGLDTLSAFSKDLLINSGKAQCLKLSCLTEIKSV from the coding sequence ATGATCATATCTTCTGTTCAGCTCTTTTCTTATCAGATCCCTTTAGACAAGCTGCTACCAGTAGGCAGACAGCGTATAGATAAGCGCAAAGGTCTGGTATTACAGCTAGAGGCCATTGAGAATAGTGATGAGACTGGCTCAGAATTAAAGCGAGTTGAACAGGTGGAGATCAGTCCGCTATCTGGCTTAGATGTAGACGCTAATCCACTCTTAGGCTTTAGTCTGGAAAGCTTAGATGATGCCAGCCATCAGCTCAGTAACCTTGTTGATGTTTTAGTCGGTCAACACATTGACCAACTGATTAAGCTTGCGGATAACTCAGACATCCCCTCCCTCGCCTTTGGTTTAAGTTTACTTCACGCTAAGTTAAGTGGGCAGTTAGATGGACATAACTTGTCACTACAAGAGAGCAAAACTGTTCCTCTTATCTATCGAGTCACCGATGAGTCTAAAGAGTGCTTTGACGCACGTATCAGAGCGATACCTACAGACATTCACGCGGTAAAAGTTAAAGTTGCGCAGACTTCACTCGAAGATGAGATTAAGCTGGTGCATCAGATATTAGCAATCAGGCCTGATATAAAGCTAAGACTCGATGCAAATCGGGGCTTCACCTTAGAGCAAGCTATCGAATTTGCCGCCTGCCTGCCTCTCGATGCAGTCGAATATATTGAAGAGCCGTGCATAGACCATAAAGATAATCAAAAATTTTTCCATGCTATCCCAATGCCGTGGGCACTCGATGAAACCCTTAATGATCCAAGCTATCAATTTACTATGCAGCCAGGCTTAACCGCGTTAGTCATCAAACCTATGCTTATAGGTACTTTGGTAAAATTACAAAAGCTGCAGCATGAAGCCGAACATCATGGGGTCCGAACAATCCTGAGTTCAAGTTTAGAAGCAAGCTTAGGCATTGAAGCCCTAGCCAAATTAAGTCGAGTCATGACACCCGATGAGATCCCTGGGCTAGATACACTCTCGGCATTTAGCAAAGATCTGCTCATCAACTCAGGTAAGGCTCAATGTCTAAAGCTTAGCTGCCTCACTGAAATAAAATCGGTTTAA
- the menH gene encoding 2-succinyl-6-hydroxy-2,4-cyclohexadiene-1-carboxylate synthase has translation MLALSCHGDNTKPALVMLHGFLGDKSDWSDLLRELTQYFYCVCIDLPGHGKSETMTLETSGFVQVANAIQLSLSQLNISKYHLLGYSLGGRIAMHIAKLHYENLLSLNLESAHPGLINNNDKASRLKNDKQWSYKLSTQTIESFLVDWYQQGVFAELSTSAIDNLVEKRRDNHPQSLQSIYLPTSLAQQENLWQLPNQVEFVCHYYVGDKDCKFADLAKRWQNVSSIKVHTIKNAGHNVHLAAPASFCQQLVYQLIGNHK, from the coding sequence ATGTTAGCCTTGAGCTGCCATGGCGATAACACTAAACCAGCCTTGGTTATGCTACACGGGTTTCTTGGTGATAAATCTGACTGGAGTGACTTGCTTCGTGAGCTAACTCAGTACTTTTACTGTGTCTGTATCGATCTGCCTGGCCATGGTAAAAGCGAAACAATGACACTTGAAACATCTGGATTTGTCCAAGTTGCCAACGCTATTCAACTATCACTCTCTCAACTCAATATTAGTAAATATCATTTGCTTGGCTACTCACTAGGTGGACGCATTGCCATGCATATTGCCAAGCTACATTATGAGAACCTTCTTAGCCTGAACCTTGAGTCTGCACACCCCGGCCTGATAAATAACAATGACAAAGCTAGCAGACTAAAAAATGATAAACAGTGGAGCTATAAGCTCAGTACTCAAACAATTGAAAGCTTTCTAGTAGATTGGTATCAACAAGGCGTATTTGCCGAGTTATCAACATCTGCCATAGATAACCTAGTCGAAAAGCGCCGTGATAATCACCCGCAATCGCTACAAAGCATTTATTTGCCCACATCACTCGCCCAACAAGAGAATCTTTGGCAACTGCCTAACCAGGTGGAATTCGTTTGCCACTACTACGTCGGCGATAAAGACTGTAAATTTGCAGACCTTGCAAAGCGCTGGCAGAATGTTTCTTCCATCAAGGTTCATACAATAAAAAATGCCGGACATAATGTTCACCTTGCCGCGCCAGCCAGCTTTTGTCAGCAATTAGTCTACCAACTCATCGGAAACCACAAATGA